The following proteins are co-located in the Callithrix jacchus isolate 240 chromosome 10, calJac240_pri, whole genome shotgun sequence genome:
- the LOC100407354 gene encoding olfactory receptor OR51C1-like, with product MPVFHNSTSPTFFLTGVPGLEWAHVWISIPICCLYLTALSGNTLILFVILTEPSLHEPMYYFLSMLSTTDIGLCISTLVTVLRILWINAQEISFNACLSQMFFIHLFTFMESSVLLAMAFDRFVAISNPLRYVTILTHARIAQIGLAVITRGTVILTPLIILLKQLSFCRSHVLRHSYCFHPDVMKLSCSDTKINSALGLTAIISTAGVDSIFIVLSYLLIIRSVLSIASTEERKKAFSTCISHITAVGIFYVPLISLSFVHRFGKHAPPYVPTLIANVYLLIPPVMNPIIYSVKTKQIQKAVLKFVCSKGIHI from the coding sequence ATGCCAGTATTCCATAATTCCACTTCTCCTACTTTCTTCTTGACGGGGGTCCCTGGACTTGAATGGGCCCATGTCTGGATCTCCATCCCCATCTGCTGCCTCTATTTAACTGCCCTTTCTGGGAATACCCTGATCCTTTTTGTCATCCTCACTGAGCCAAGCCTCCATGAGCCCATGTACTATTTCCTCTCCATGTTGTCCACCACTGACATTGGCTTATGCATCTCTACACTGGTGACAGTGCTGAGAATATTGTGGATCAATGCTCAGGAGATCAGCTTCAATGCTTGTTTATCACAGATGTTCTTCATTCACCTCTTCACTTTCATGGAATCTTCAGTGCTCCTGGCTATGGCCTTTGATCGTTTTGTGGCCATTTCTAACCCCTTAAGATATGTTACCATTCTAACTCATGCAAGAATCGCACAGATTGGTTTGGCAGTCATTACCAGGGGGACTGTCATCTTGACACCTCTAATCATACTTCTTAAGCAACTGTCATTCTGCCGCAGCCACGTGCTCCGCCACTCTTACTGTTTCCACCCTGATGTGATGAAACTCTCATGTTCAGACACAAAGATCAACAGTGCGTTAGGATTAACTGCAATCATCTCTACTGCCGGAGTGGACTCCATCTTTATTGTGCTCTCCTATCTGCTGATCATTCGCTCAGTTCTCAGCATTGCATccacagaggagaggaagaaggccTTCAGCACCTGCATTTCTCATATCACTGCTGTTGGCATATTCTATGTCCCTTTGATCAGCCTGTCCTTTGTTCACAGATTTGGAAAACATGCCCCACCCTATGTGCCCACCCTCATTGCTAACGTATACTTGCTCATCCCCCCTGTGATGAATCCCATCATCTACAGTGTGAAAACAAAGCAGATTCAGAAAGCTGTGCTCAAATTTGTATGTTCCAAGGGAATTCATATTTAA